Proteins from one Gallus gallus isolate bGalGal1 chromosome 15, bGalGal1.mat.broiler.GRCg7b, whole genome shotgun sequence genomic window:
- the CHFR gene encoding E3 ubiquitin-protein ligase CHFR isoform X2, whose translation MERSEGGEQSRQQQPWGRLTRLGAEEAEPHVLLLKREWTIGRKKGCDLSFPGNKLVSGDHCKIIVDEESGQVSLEDTSTNGTVINKLKVVKKQTYPLQTGDVIYVVYRKNEPENNVAYLYESLNTKHDATQEPVAVEANVENQCHVTKDTSSTGRSNDENQITSSPSATQSCYEEPQPSTSTSNLFNASSTSLIESASVEQDNPSTSESMCLRALHDEHEKLDVNAEISAITSEISDKENAELGSQRTEEEEVLEPAKKKLKGDEGACPNLPAAAPSECIIKIGSEDAKTSNVKPDKMEETLTCIICQELLHDCVSLQPCMHTFCAACYSGWMERSSLCPTCRCPVERICKNHILNNLVEAYLIQHPDKCRNEDDVRSMDARNKITQDMLQPKVRRSFSDEEGSSEDLLELSDVDSESSDISQPYIVCRQCPGYRRHPVPALPGTGQETEAGGMQALGDAPSTSANFPAAVQEYVCPAQGSHVICTCCFQPMPDRRAEREQNPHVAPQQCTVCLQPFCHLYWGCTRMACFGCLAPFCEINLGDKCLDGVLNNNHYESDILKDYLASRGLTWKNMLNESLLALQRGVFMLSDYRITGNTVLCYCCGLRSFRELAYQYRQNIPVAELPVTVTSRPDCYWGRNCRTQVKAHHAMKFNHICEQTRFKN comes from the exons ATGGAGCGCTCAGAAGGAGGCgaacagagcaggcagcagcagccttggGGGAGGCTGACCCGTCTGGGTGCTGAGGAGGCAGAGCCACACGTCCTGCTGCTGAAGAGAGAGTGGACGATTGGCAGGAAGAAAG gtTGTGACTTATCTTTCCCTGGCAACAAGCTGGTGTCTGGAGATCACTGTAAAATCATAGTGGATGAAGAGTCTGGTCAAGTGTCATTGGAAGATACGAG tacTAATGGAACAGTAATTAATAAACTAAAAGTGGTTAAGAAGCAGACATACCCTTTACAAACTGGAGATGTGATCTATGTTGTTTACAGAAAAAATGAGCCAGAGAACA acGTTGCTTATCTTTATGAATCCTTAAACACAAAACATGATGCAACTCAAGAACCAGTAG CTGTAGAAGCTAATGTAGAAAACCAATGCCATGTGACCAAAGATACCTCAAGTACAGGAAGAAGTAATGATGAGAACCAAATTACCTCATCACCATCAGCTACTCAGTCTTGCTATGAGGAACCACAGCCATCTACTTCTACATCTAACCTCTTTAATGCTTCTTCTACCTCTCTTATTGAGTCTGCATCTGTTGAACAGGATAATCCTTCTACATCTG AATCTATGTGTCTAAGAGCACTTCATGATGAACATGAAAAGCTGGATGTGAATGCTGAAATTTCTGCAATCACTTCAGAAATCagtgacaaagaaaatgcagaattgGGTTCTCAAAggacagaggaggaagaagttttggAACCTGCGAAGAAGAAACTAAAAGGAG ATGAAGGTGCTTGTCCAaatcttccagcagcagctccaagtGAATGTATAATTAAAATTGGCTCTGAAGATGCCAAAACATCAAATGTGAAACCAGATAAGATGGAGGAAACATTAACTTGTATTATCTGCCAAGAATTGTTGCATGACTGTGTAAG CTTGCAACCTTGCATGCATActttctgtgctgcctgctaCTCAGGATGGATGGAAAGGTCTTCTCTATGTCCAACTTGTCGTTGTCCAGTAGAACGTATTTGTAAAAATCACATATTGAACAACTTGGTTGAAGCTTATCTGATTCAGCATCCAG ATAAGTGTCGTAATGAAGATGATGTACGTAGCATGGATGCTAGAAACAAAATTACTCAAGACATGTTGCAACCTAAAGTGCGAAGATCTTTTTCAGACGAGGAAGGAAGTTCAGAAGATTTACTGGAATTGTCAGATGTAGATAGTGAATCTTCAGATATCAG tcaGCCATATATAGTATGCAGACAGTGCCCAGGGTATCGAAGACACCCTGTTCCAGCTCTGCCTGGCACGGGCCAGGAGACAGAAGCAGGAGGAATGCAAGCACTGGGAGATGCACCCTCCACATCTGCCAACTTTCCTGCAG CTGTCCAGGAATATGTGTGTCCTGCTCAAGGAAGTCATGTAATATGCACCTGCTGCTTTCAGCCAATGCCTGACCGAAGAGCAGAGCGTGAACAGAATCCTCATGTTGCTCCTCAGCAAT GTACTGTTTGTCTGCAGCCCTTCTGTCACTTATACTGGGGCTGCACTCGGATGGCATGTTTTGGCTGTTTGGCACCATTCTGTG AAATAAACCTTGGTGACAAGTGTTTAGATGGAGTCCTAAATAACAACCACTATGAGTCAGATATCCTAAAG GATTACCTGGCATCCAGGGGTTTGACGTGGAAGAATATGTTAAACGAAAGTCTGTTAGCTCTTCAAAGAGGAGTTTTTATGCTGTCAG ATTACAGAATTACTGGGAACACAGTGCTTTGCTACTGTTGTGGCCTTCGCAGCTTTCGAGAACTTGCCTACCAGTACAGGCAAAATATTCCTGTTGCTGAACTGCCAG
- the CHFR gene encoding E3 ubiquitin-protein ligase CHFR isoform X1 produces MERSEGGEQSRQQQPWGRLTRLGAEEAEPHVLLLKREWTIGRKKGCDLSFPGNKLVSGDHCKIIVDEESGQVSLEDTSTNGTVINKLKVVKKQTYPLQTGDVIYVVYRKNEPENNVAYLYESLNTKHDATQEPVAVEANVENQCHVTKDTSSTGRSNDENQITSSPSATQSCYEEPQPSTSTSNLFNASSTSLIESASVEQDNPSTSGSQSSLFTPVPALPILESMCLRALHDEHEKLDVNAEISAITSEISDKENAELGSQRTEEEEVLEPAKKKLKGDEGACPNLPAAAPSECIIKIGSEDAKTSNVKPDKMEETLTCIICQELLHDCVSLQPCMHTFCAACYSGWMERSSLCPTCRCPVERICKNHILNNLVEAYLIQHPDKCRNEDDVRSMDARNKITQDMLQPKVRRSFSDEEGSSEDLLELSDVDSESSDISQPYIVCRQCPGYRRHPVPALPGTGQETEAGGMQALGDAPSTSANFPAAVQEYVCPAQGSHVICTCCFQPMPDRRAEREQNPHVAPQQCTVCLQPFCHLYWGCTRMACFGCLAPFCEINLGDKCLDGVLNNNHYESDILKDYLASRGLTWKNMLNESLLALQRGVFMLSDYRITGNTVLCYCCGLRSFRELAYQYRQNIPVAELPVTVTSRPDCYWGRNCRTQVKAHHAMKFNHICEQTRFKN; encoded by the exons ATGGAGCGCTCAGAAGGAGGCgaacagagcaggcagcagcagccttggGGGAGGCTGACCCGTCTGGGTGCTGAGGAGGCAGAGCCACACGTCCTGCTGCTGAAGAGAGAGTGGACGATTGGCAGGAAGAAAG gtTGTGACTTATCTTTCCCTGGCAACAAGCTGGTGTCTGGAGATCACTGTAAAATCATAGTGGATGAAGAGTCTGGTCAAGTGTCATTGGAAGATACGAG tacTAATGGAACAGTAATTAATAAACTAAAAGTGGTTAAGAAGCAGACATACCCTTTACAAACTGGAGATGTGATCTATGTTGTTTACAGAAAAAATGAGCCAGAGAACA acGTTGCTTATCTTTATGAATCCTTAAACACAAAACATGATGCAACTCAAGAACCAGTAG CTGTAGAAGCTAATGTAGAAAACCAATGCCATGTGACCAAAGATACCTCAAGTACAGGAAGAAGTAATGATGAGAACCAAATTACCTCATCACCATCAGCTACTCAGTCTTGCTATGAGGAACCACAGCCATCTACTTCTACATCTAACCTCTTTAATGCTTCTTCTACCTCTCTTATTGAGTCTGCATCTGTTGAACAGGATAATCCTTCTACATCTG gatCACAATCCTCACTCTTCACTCCTGTGCCTGCTTTGCCCATTTTAGAATCTATGTGTCTAAGAGCACTTCATGATGAACATGAAAAGCTGGATGTGAATGCTGAAATTTCTGCAATCACTTCAGAAATCagtgacaaagaaaatgcagaattgGGTTCTCAAAggacagaggaggaagaagttttggAACCTGCGAAGAAGAAACTAAAAGGAG ATGAAGGTGCTTGTCCAaatcttccagcagcagctccaagtGAATGTATAATTAAAATTGGCTCTGAAGATGCCAAAACATCAAATGTGAAACCAGATAAGATGGAGGAAACATTAACTTGTATTATCTGCCAAGAATTGTTGCATGACTGTGTAAG CTTGCAACCTTGCATGCATActttctgtgctgcctgctaCTCAGGATGGATGGAAAGGTCTTCTCTATGTCCAACTTGTCGTTGTCCAGTAGAACGTATTTGTAAAAATCACATATTGAACAACTTGGTTGAAGCTTATCTGATTCAGCATCCAG ATAAGTGTCGTAATGAAGATGATGTACGTAGCATGGATGCTAGAAACAAAATTACTCAAGACATGTTGCAACCTAAAGTGCGAAGATCTTTTTCAGACGAGGAAGGAAGTTCAGAAGATTTACTGGAATTGTCAGATGTAGATAGTGAATCTTCAGATATCAG tcaGCCATATATAGTATGCAGACAGTGCCCAGGGTATCGAAGACACCCTGTTCCAGCTCTGCCTGGCACGGGCCAGGAGACAGAAGCAGGAGGAATGCAAGCACTGGGAGATGCACCCTCCACATCTGCCAACTTTCCTGCAG CTGTCCAGGAATATGTGTGTCCTGCTCAAGGAAGTCATGTAATATGCACCTGCTGCTTTCAGCCAATGCCTGACCGAAGAGCAGAGCGTGAACAGAATCCTCATGTTGCTCCTCAGCAAT GTACTGTTTGTCTGCAGCCCTTCTGTCACTTATACTGGGGCTGCACTCGGATGGCATGTTTTGGCTGTTTGGCACCATTCTGTG AAATAAACCTTGGTGACAAGTGTTTAGATGGAGTCCTAAATAACAACCACTATGAGTCAGATATCCTAAAG GATTACCTGGCATCCAGGGGTTTGACGTGGAAGAATATGTTAAACGAAAGTCTGTTAGCTCTTCAAAGAGGAGTTTTTATGCTGTCAG ATTACAGAATTACTGGGAACACAGTGCTTTGCTACTGTTGTGGCCTTCGCAGCTTTCGAGAACTTGCCTACCAGTACAGGCAAAATATTCCTGTTGCTGAACTGCCAG